Proteins encoded together in one Thermomonospora curvata DSM 43183 window:
- the pyrF gene encoding orotidine-5'-phosphate decarboxylase: MTPAPIAVALDAPDLETAARWASLVTPHVSTVKVGLELYLRYGPDVVASVRGASGVQVFLDLKLHDIPATVAGAARAVARLRPDFLTVHATGGEAMIRAAVEAAPDVRIAAVTVLTSLGEEDLGRMGLAGPASDAVRRLAALAVGAGARALVCSPQEAAAVRAEVGPSITLITPGVRPAGSAAQDQARVATPEQALQAGADLLVIGRPITGAPDPGAAAAAIAAALRRRAAG; the protein is encoded by the coding sequence GTGACACCCGCTCCGATCGCCGTCGCGCTGGACGCGCCGGACCTGGAGACCGCCGCCCGCTGGGCGAGCCTGGTGACCCCCCATGTCAGCACCGTCAAGGTCGGTCTTGAGCTCTATCTGCGCTACGGGCCGGACGTGGTCGCCAGCGTGCGCGGCGCCAGCGGTGTGCAGGTCTTCTTGGACCTGAAGCTGCACGACATCCCCGCCACCGTCGCCGGGGCCGCCCGGGCGGTGGCGCGGCTGCGGCCGGACTTTCTGACCGTGCACGCCACCGGCGGGGAGGCCATGATCCGGGCCGCCGTGGAGGCCGCCCCCGACGTGCGGATCGCGGCGGTGACCGTGCTGACCTCCCTGGGGGAGGAGGACCTGGGCCGGATGGGCCTGGCCGGACCGGCCTCAGACGCCGTACGGCGCCTTGCGGCGCTGGCGGTGGGGGCGGGGGCGCGGGCGCTGGTCTGCTCGCCGCAGGAGGCCGCTGCGGTCCGCGCAGAGGTGGGGCCCTCGATCACCCTCATCACCCCCGGGGTGCGCCCGGCGGGCAGCGCCGCCCAGGACCAGGCCCGGGTGGCCACCCCCGAGCAGGCCCTGCAGGCCGGCGCCGACCTGCTGGTGATCGGACGGCCCATCACCGGGGCCCCCGACCCGGGCGCCGCCGCGGCCGCCATCGCCGCCGCGCTGCGCCGCCGCGCCGCCGGCTGA
- the carA gene encoding glutamine-hydrolyzing carbamoyl-phosphate synthase small subunit, with amino-acid sequence MTRPAAMLVLEDGRVFHGVAFGAEGETFGEMVFNTGMTGYQETLTDPSYAGQIVAMTAPHIGNTGVNDEDPESGRIQVAGYVVREPSPIASSWRARRTLEEELRAQGIVGIAMPGTRALTRHLRDKGAMRGGISSVETDPQALLERVLASPSMEGADLARTVTTPEPYVVPPVGPKRYTVAAVDLGIKAMIPRYMAERGCQVHVLPATSTAEDILALDPDGVFFSNGPGDPAATGYAVETLRGVLQAGKPFFGICLGNQIFGRALGLGTYKLRFGHRGINQPVRDRRTGRVEISAHNHGFAVDAPLDGPFDTPFGRAEVSHVNLNDGCVEGLRLLDYPAFSVQYHPEAAAGPHDSTSLFDRFCELMDGKAANGKARA; translated from the coding sequence ATGACCCGACCCGCCGCGATGCTCGTGCTCGAAGACGGCCGGGTGTTCCATGGGGTCGCCTTCGGCGCCGAGGGCGAGACGTTCGGGGAGATGGTCTTCAACACCGGCATGACCGGCTACCAGGAGACCCTCACCGACCCGTCGTATGCCGGGCAGATCGTGGCGATGACCGCTCCGCACATCGGCAACACCGGCGTCAACGACGAGGACCCCGAGTCCGGGCGCATCCAGGTGGCCGGGTACGTGGTGCGCGAGCCGTCCCCCATCGCCTCCAGCTGGCGGGCCCGCCGCACCCTGGAGGAGGAGCTCAGGGCCCAGGGGATCGTCGGCATCGCCATGCCCGGCACTCGCGCCCTCACCCGCCACCTGCGCGACAAGGGCGCCATGCGCGGCGGGATCTCCAGCGTGGAGACCGACCCGCAGGCGCTGCTGGAGCGGGTGCTGGCCAGCCCGTCGATGGAGGGCGCCGACCTGGCCCGCACCGTCACCACCCCCGAGCCGTATGTGGTCCCGCCGGTCGGCCCCAAGCGCTACACCGTGGCCGCCGTGGACTTGGGGATCAAGGCGATGATCCCGCGCTACATGGCCGAGCGCGGCTGCCAGGTGCACGTGCTGCCGGCCACCTCCACCGCCGAGGACATCCTGGCGCTGGACCCCGACGGGGTGTTCTTCAGCAACGGGCCGGGCGACCCGGCCGCCACCGGGTACGCGGTCGAGACGCTGCGCGGGGTGCTGCAGGCCGGCAAGCCGTTCTTCGGCATCTGCCTGGGCAACCAGATCTTCGGCCGGGCGCTGGGGCTGGGCACCTACAAGCTGCGGTTCGGCCACCGCGGCATCAACCAGCCGGTGCGGGACCGCCGCACCGGGCGGGTGGAGATCTCCGCCCACAACCACGGGTTCGCCGTGGACGCCCCGCTGGACGGCCCGTTCGACACGCCCTTCGGCCGCGCCGAGGTCAGCCACGTCAACCTCAACGACGGCTGCGTGGAGGGCCTGCGGCTGCTGGACTACCCGGCCTTCAGCGTCCAGTACCACCCGGAGGCCGCGGCCGGCCCGCACGATTCCACTTCGCTGTTCGACCGGTTCTGCGAGCTGATGGATGGGAAGGCCGCGAACGGGAAGGCGCGTGCGTAA
- the mihF gene encoding integration host factor, actinobacterial type, whose translation MALPPLTPEQRAAALQKAAKARKERAEVKNRLKHGGTSLAEVLKIGQTDDVIGKMKVSALLESLPGVGKVRAKQIMERLGIAESRRVRGLGANQRASLEREFGGGANR comes from the coding sequence GTGGCTCTTCCGCCCCTAACCCCCGAACAGCGCGCCGCAGCATTGCAGAAGGCCGCTAAGGCCCGTAAGGAGAGGGCCGAAGTTAAGAATCGGCTCAAGCATGGGGGTACCTCGCTCGCCGAGGTCCTCAAGATTGGGCAGACCGATGATGTCATCGGAAAGATGAAGGTGTCGGCTCTCCTGGAATCCCTTCCGGGCGTGGGCAAGGTCCGTGCCAAGCAGATCATGGAGCGCCTGGGCATCGCCGAGTCCCGCCGCGTGCGGGGCCTGGGGGCCAACCAGCGCGCCTCCCTGGAGCGTGAGTTCGGCGGCGGTGCGAACCGCTGA
- a CDS encoding dihydroorotate dehydrogenase electron transfer subunit, whose amino-acid sequence MTDNAARAAAGALRTSAIVLTVRQVRDYHAITLVAPAVAERFRPGQFVALAVGGEHTGRLLRRCFSVYEVKPDYGGTVEVVFDHRGSRDVGTAWLAGRKARDKIDVVGPLGRPFRLPRDPVNCLLVGGGVGAAALFALADTLRRRECRVHFLLGGRSAQAVFGARSAQRVGDSATVVTDDGSLGESGTVPQVLPRVIEETAADVVYACGPTEMLRAVSTTATRYGLPSQVSVEEFLQQTAACGTGLCLTCVLPIVGDDGITRMVRACADGPVLRGDRVRWGDLGTIPFDALGAPRAAGGGT is encoded by the coding sequence GTGACCGACAACGCCGCTCGGGCCGCCGCCGGCGCCCTGCGCACCTCGGCGATCGTGCTGACGGTCCGCCAGGTGCGCGACTACCACGCGATCACGCTGGTGGCGCCCGCGGTCGCCGAGCGGTTCCGGCCGGGGCAGTTCGTGGCGCTGGCGGTCGGCGGGGAGCACACCGGCCGGCTGCTGCGCCGCTGCTTTTCGGTCTATGAGGTCAAACCCGACTACGGCGGCACCGTGGAGGTGGTCTTCGACCACCGCGGCTCCCGCGATGTGGGCACCGCCTGGCTGGCCGGCCGCAAGGCCCGCGACAAGATCGATGTGGTCGGCCCGCTGGGCCGTCCCTTCCGGCTGCCCCGCGACCCGGTCAACTGCCTGCTGGTGGGCGGGGGAGTGGGCGCGGCGGCGCTGTTCGCGCTGGCCGACACGCTGCGCCGGCGCGAGTGCCGGGTGCACTTCCTGCTGGGCGGGCGCTCGGCCCAGGCGGTGTTCGGGGCCCGCTCGGCCCAGCGGGTCGGCGACTCGGCCACCGTCGTCACCGACGACGGCTCGCTGGGGGAGAGCGGGACGGTGCCCCAGGTGCTGCCGCGGGTGATCGAGGAGACCGCCGCCGATGTGGTCTACGCCTGCGGTCCCACCGAGATGCTGCGCGCGGTGAGCACCACCGCCACCCGCTACGGCCTGCCCTCCCAGGTGTCGGTGGAGGAGTTCCTGCAGCAGACCGCCGCCTGCGGCACCGGGCTGTGCCTGACGTGCGTGCTGCCCATCGTCGGCGACGACGGGATCACCCGCATGGTGCGGGCCTGCGCCGACGGCCCGGTGCTGCGCGGCGACCGGGTGCGCTGGGGCGATCTGGGCACCATCCCGTTCGACGCGCTGGGCGCCCCGCGGGCGGCCGGAGGTGGGACATGA
- the carB gene encoding carbamoyl-phosphate synthase large subunit — translation MPRRQDLKSVLVIGSGPIVIGQACEFDYSGTQACRVLKSEGLRVVLVNSNPATIMTDPEFADATYVEPITPDVVEKIIAKERPDALLPTLGGQTALNTAIALHESGVLERYGVELIGADIEAIQAGENRERFKEVVAAVAAKYGLNAESARSVICHSMDECLAAAAELGYPLVVRPSFTLGGTGSGMAYSEADLRRIAGAGLAASPTSEVLLEESILGWKEYELEVMRDRADNVVIVCSIENLDPMGVHTGDSITVAPAMTLTDREYQNMRDVAIAVIREVGVDTGGCNIQFAVHPETGRMIVIEMNPRVSRSSALASKATGFPIAKIAAKLAIGYTLDEIPNDITRETPASFEPTLDYVVVKVPRFAFEKFPGADATLTTHMKSVGEAMAIGRSFPEALQKALRSLEQKGSSFSWDGEPGDPQELLRSAGRPHEGRLRDVQRALWAGATVEQVHRATGIDPWFLEQIAAINEVADQIRTAEDALTRDKLLTAKRYGFSDAQIGQLRGLPEEVVRELRRALGVRPVYHTVDTCAAEFAARTPYLYSTYDEETEVPTGDKPKVIILGSGPNRIGQGVEFDYSCVHASFTLSEAGYETVMVNCNPETVSTDYDTSDRLYFEPLTLEDVLEVVHAEQQTGPVAGVIVQLGGQTPLGLAQKLKDAGVPIVGTSPESIHLAEDRGAFGRVLERAGLPAPKHGTATSFEEARKIAAEIGYPVLVRPSYVLGGRGMEIVYDDATLQSYMAKATEVSPEHPVLVDRFLDEAVEIDVDALFDGEELYLGGIMEHIEEAGIHSGDSACALPPITLGREDIERIRTSTEALARGIGVRGLINVQYALSAGVLYVLEANPRASRTVPFVSKATAVPLAKAAARVMMGATIAELRAEGLLPREGDGGTLPLDAPIAVKEAVLPFDRFRNAQGQGVDIVLGPEMRSTGEVMGIDETFGTAFAKSQQAAYGALPTKGRAFVSVANRDKRSMVFPVKRLADLGFEILATEGTAEVLRRNGVHAKIVRKHSEGPGPDGEPTIVRRVLDGEVDLIVNTPFGSPGQSGPRLDGYEIRTAAVLRGIPCVTTTAGLAAAVQGIEAIVRGDLGVRSLQEHAERLRAARR, via the coding sequence ATGCCTCGCCGCCAAGATCTCAAGTCGGTCCTGGTGATCGGCTCCGGGCCGATCGTCATCGGCCAGGCATGTGAATTCGACTACTCCGGAACCCAGGCGTGCCGGGTGCTCAAGTCCGAGGGGCTGCGCGTCGTCCTGGTCAACAGCAACCCGGCGACGATCATGACCGACCCGGAGTTCGCCGACGCCACCTATGTCGAGCCGATCACCCCGGACGTGGTCGAGAAGATCATCGCCAAGGAGCGGCCGGACGCGCTGCTGCCCACCCTGGGCGGCCAGACCGCCCTCAACACCGCGATCGCGCTGCACGAGTCGGGGGTGCTGGAGCGCTACGGGGTGGAGCTGATCGGCGCCGACATCGAGGCCATCCAGGCCGGGGAGAACCGCGAGCGCTTCAAGGAGGTCGTCGCCGCGGTCGCCGCCAAGTACGGCCTGAACGCCGAGTCGGCCCGCTCGGTGATCTGCCACAGCATGGACGAGTGCCTGGCCGCCGCCGCCGAACTGGGCTACCCGCTGGTGGTGCGGCCCTCCTTCACCCTCGGCGGCACCGGCTCGGGCATGGCCTACAGCGAAGCGGACCTGCGCCGCATCGCCGGCGCCGGGCTGGCCGCCAGCCCCACCAGCGAGGTGCTCCTGGAGGAGTCCATCCTCGGCTGGAAGGAGTACGAGCTGGAGGTGATGCGCGACCGGGCCGACAACGTCGTCATCGTGTGCTCCATCGAGAACCTGGACCCGATGGGCGTGCACACCGGCGACTCCATCACCGTCGCCCCGGCGATGACGCTGACCGACCGCGAGTACCAGAACATGCGGGACGTGGCGATCGCGGTGATCCGCGAGGTCGGGGTGGACACCGGCGGCTGCAACATCCAGTTCGCGGTGCACCCCGAGACCGGGCGGATGATCGTCATCGAGATGAACCCGCGGGTCTCCCGCTCCTCGGCGCTGGCCTCCAAGGCCACCGGCTTCCCGATCGCCAAGATCGCCGCCAAGCTGGCCATCGGCTACACCCTCGATGAGATCCCCAACGACATCACCCGCGAGACCCCGGCCAGCTTCGAGCCCACCCTCGACTACGTCGTGGTCAAGGTGCCCCGCTTCGCCTTCGAGAAGTTCCCCGGCGCCGACGCCACGCTGACCACCCACATGAAGTCGGTGGGCGAGGCCATGGCGATCGGCCGGTCCTTCCCCGAGGCGCTGCAAAAGGCGCTGCGGTCGCTGGAGCAGAAGGGCTCGTCCTTCTCCTGGGACGGCGAGCCCGGCGACCCGCAGGAGCTGCTGCGCAGCGCCGGCCGGCCGCACGAGGGCCGGCTGCGCGATGTGCAGCGGGCGCTGTGGGCCGGCGCCACCGTCGAGCAGGTCCACCGGGCCACCGGCATCGACCCGTGGTTCCTGGAGCAGATCGCCGCCATCAACGAGGTCGCCGACCAGATCCGCACCGCCGAGGACGCGCTGACCCGCGACAAGCTGCTGACCGCCAAGCGCTACGGCTTCTCCGACGCCCAGATCGGGCAGTTGCGGGGCCTGCCGGAGGAGGTGGTCCGGGAGCTGCGGCGGGCGCTGGGCGTGCGGCCGGTCTACCACACCGTGGACACCTGCGCCGCGGAGTTCGCCGCCCGCACCCCCTACCTGTACTCCACCTACGACGAGGAGACCGAGGTCCCCACCGGGGACAAGCCCAAGGTCATCATCCTCGGCAGCGGCCCCAACCGCATCGGCCAGGGCGTGGAGTTCGACTACTCCTGCGTGCACGCTTCCTTCACCCTCTCGGAGGCCGGTTACGAGACCGTCATGGTCAACTGCAACCCCGAGACGGTCTCCACCGACTACGACACCTCCGACCGGCTGTACTTCGAGCCGCTCACCTTGGAGGACGTGCTGGAGGTGGTGCACGCCGAGCAGCAGACCGGCCCGGTCGCCGGGGTGATCGTCCAGCTGGGCGGGCAGACCCCGCTGGGGCTGGCCCAAAAGCTCAAGGACGCCGGCGTGCCGATCGTGGGCACCTCGCCGGAGAGCATCCACCTGGCCGAGGACCGCGGCGCCTTCGGCCGGGTGCTGGAGCGGGCCGGGCTGCCGGCTCCCAAGCACGGCACCGCCACCTCGTTCGAGGAGGCCCGCAAGATCGCCGCCGAGATCGGCTACCCGGTGCTGGTGCGCCCCTCCTACGTGCTGGGCGGACGCGGCATGGAGATCGTCTACGACGACGCCACGCTGCAGTCCTACATGGCCAAGGCCACCGAGGTCAGCCCCGAGCACCCGGTGCTGGTGGACCGGTTCCTCGATGAGGCGGTCGAGATCGACGTCGATGCCCTCTTCGACGGCGAGGAGCTGTACCTGGGCGGGATCATGGAGCACATCGAGGAGGCCGGGATCCACTCCGGCGACTCGGCCTGCGCCCTGCCCCCCATCACGCTGGGCCGCGAGGACATCGAGCGGATCCGCACCTCCACCGAGGCGCTGGCCCGCGGCATCGGGGTGCGCGGCCTGATCAACGTCCAGTACGCCCTGTCGGCGGGGGTGCTGTACGTGCTGGAGGCCAACCCGCGCGCCTCCCGCACCGTCCCGTTCGTCTCCAAGGCCACCGCGGTCCCCCTCGCCAAGGCCGCCGCCCGGGTGATGATGGGCGCCACCATCGCCGAGCTGCGCGCCGAGGGGCTGCTGCCGCGCGAGGGCGACGGCGGCACGCTGCCGCTGGACGCCCCCATCGCGGTCAAGGAGGCGGTGCTGCCCTTCGACCGGTTCCGCAACGCCCAGGGCCAGGGCGTGGACATCGTGCTCGGCCCGGAGATGCGCTCCACCGGCGAGGTCATGGGCATCGACGAGACCTTCGGCACCGCCTTCGCCAAGTCCCAGCAGGCCGCCTACGGGGCGCTGCCGACCAAGGGACGGGCGTTCGTGTCGGTGGCCAACCGGGACAAGCGCTCGATGGTCTTCCCCGTCAAGCGCCTGGCCGACCTGGGCTTTGAGATCCTGGCCACCGAGGGCACCGCCGAGGTGCTGCGCCGCAACGGCGTGCATGCCAAGATCGTGCGAAAGCACAGCGAAGGGCCCGGTCCCGACGGCGAGCCCACCATCGTCCGGCGCGTCCTCGACGGGGAGGTGGACCTCATCGTCAATACTCCCTTCGGCAGCCCCGGCCAATCGGGGCCGCGACTGGACGGCTATGAGATCCGCACCGCCGCGGTGCTGCGGGGCATCCCGTGCGTGACCACCACGGCCGGACTGGCCGCCGCGGTGCAGGGCATCGAGGCCATCGTCCGCGGCGACCTGGGCGTCCGCTCGCTGCAGGAACACGCCGAACGCCTGCGGGCCGCCCGCCGGTGA
- a CDS encoding dihydroorotate dehydrogenase: protein MTDMTTRLGPLELANPVLTAAGCGGTGRELARFFDLTRLGAFTTTSVMLQPRAGRPTPRVAETPSGILTAMGLPGPGVDSFLERDMPWLTEREVPVIVSVAGHSVEEYAEVARRVQIAPALAAVEINLAAPNLEDRGRMFGRLPGPAADVVRAVRSVTRRDVPVLAKLAPDVSDLVTIALACVDAGADGLSLINTMAGLAIDPHTMRPALAGVSGGLSGPAIRPVALRCVYEVHAALPTTPIIGIGGVSSGLDALEFILAGASAVAVGTALFHDPVAPPRIVRELEDALSARKIARLADAVGLAHRLPPQGQAGYVPPQISPPRPVPPGVGRAEGA, encoded by the coding sequence ATGACCGACATGACCACCCGCCTGGGGCCGCTGGAGCTGGCCAACCCGGTGCTGACCGCCGCCGGCTGCGGCGGCACCGGCCGCGAGCTGGCCCGCTTCTTCGACCTGACCAGGCTGGGGGCGTTCACCACCACCTCGGTCATGCTGCAGCCCAGGGCGGGCCGGCCCACCCCGCGCGTGGCCGAGACGCCCAGCGGCATCCTGACCGCGATGGGGCTGCCCGGGCCCGGCGTCGACTCCTTCCTGGAGCGCGACATGCCCTGGCTGACCGAGCGGGAGGTGCCGGTGATCGTGTCGGTCGCCGGCCACAGCGTGGAGGAGTACGCCGAGGTGGCGCGGCGGGTGCAGATCGCGCCGGCGCTGGCCGCCGTGGAGATCAACCTGGCCGCCCCCAACCTGGAGGACCGGGGCCGGATGTTCGGCCGGCTGCCGGGCCCGGCCGCCGACGTGGTGCGCGCGGTGCGCTCGGTCACCCGCCGCGACGTGCCGGTGCTGGCCAAGCTCGCCCCCGACGTCAGCGACCTGGTCACCATCGCGCTGGCCTGCGTGGACGCCGGCGCCGACGGGCTGAGCCTGATCAACACCATGGCCGGGCTGGCGATCGACCCGCACACCATGCGGCCGGCGCTGGCCGGGGTGTCGGGCGGGCTGTCGGGCCCGGCGATCCGGCCGGTGGCGCTGCGCTGCGTCTACGAGGTGCACGCCGCGCTGCCCACCACCCCCATCATCGGGATCGGCGGGGTGTCCAGCGGGTTGGACGCCTTGGAGTTCATCCTGGCCGGCGCCAGCGCGGTGGCCGTGGGCACCGCGCTGTTCCACGACCCCGTGGCCCCTCCGCGGATCGTGCGCGAACTGGAGGACGCGCTGAGCGCCCGCAAGATCGCCCGGCTGGCCGATGCGGTGGGACTGGCCCACCGGCTGCCGCCCCAGGGGCAGGCCGGGTACGTTCCCCCACAGATCAGCCCTCCGCGGCCCGTCCCGCCGGGCGTGGGCCGGGCTGAAGGAGCCTAA
- a CDS encoding aspartate carbamoyltransferase catalytic subunit, with product MKRHLISAADLSRDDALLVLDTAEELAQIADRSIKKLPTLRGRTVVNLFFEDSTRTRISFEAAAKRLSADVINFSAKGSSVSKGESLKDTALTLEAMGADAVVIRHSAAGAPHRLATWVRGSVINAGDGTHEHPTQALLDAFTMRRRLGDLDGRRVTIVGDVLHSRVARSNVLLLNTLGAEVTLVAPPTLLPVAVDSWPCSVSYDLDAELPKSDVVMMLRVQRERMNAAYFPTVREYSRRYGLDAERVAKLPEHAIVMHPGPMNRGVEIAAEVADSPRSTVTEQVTNGVSARMAVLYLLLGGSEPAIGKEVSE from the coding sequence GTGAAGCGTCACCTCATCTCCGCGGCCGATCTGAGCCGGGACGACGCGCTGCTGGTGCTGGACACCGCAGAGGAACTCGCCCAGATCGCCGACCGCTCGATCAAGAAACTGCCGACCCTGCGCGGCCGCACGGTGGTCAACCTGTTCTTTGAGGACTCCACCCGCACCCGCATCTCCTTCGAGGCCGCCGCCAAGCGCCTGTCGGCCGACGTGATCAACTTCTCCGCCAAGGGCTCCAGCGTCTCCAAGGGCGAAAGCCTCAAGGACACCGCGCTGACCCTGGAGGCCATGGGCGCCGACGCGGTGGTCATCCGGCACAGCGCCGCCGGCGCCCCCCACCGCCTGGCCACCTGGGTGCGCGGCAGCGTCATCAACGCCGGCGACGGCACCCACGAGCACCCCACCCAGGCGCTGCTGGACGCCTTCACCATGCGCCGCCGCCTGGGCGACCTGGACGGCCGGCGGGTCACCATCGTCGGGGACGTGCTGCACAGCCGGGTGGCCCGCTCCAACGTGCTGCTGCTGAACACCCTCGGCGCCGAGGTCACCCTGGTCGCCCCGCCGACGCTGCTGCCGGTCGCGGTGGACTCCTGGCCCTGCTCGGTCTCCTACGATCTGGACGCCGAGCTGCCCAAGAGCGACGTGGTGATGATGCTGCGGGTGCAGCGCGAGCGCATGAACGCCGCCTACTTCCCGACCGTCCGCGAATACAGCCGCCGCTACGGGCTGGACGCCGAGCGCGTCGCCAAGCTGCCCGAGCACGCCATCGTCATGCACCCCGGCCCGATGAACCGCGGCGTGGAGATCGCCGCCGAGGTGGCCGACTCGCCCCGCTCCACCGTGACCGAGCAGGTCACCAACGGCGTCAGCGCCCGCATGGCCGTGCTCTACCTGCTGCTGGGCGGCTCGGAGCCGGCCATCGGCAAGGAGGTGTCCGAGTGA
- a CDS encoding dihydroorotase — MSHSFLIKGARLLGGEPADLLLRDGVIAEVGRGLDAAGAQVLDAAGLIALPGLVDLHTHLREPGREDAETVETGTRAAAKGGYTAVHAMANTHPVADTAGVVEQVWRLGREAGYCDVHPVGAVTQGIAGKHLAELGAMADSAARVRVFSDDGHCVSDAVIMRRALEYVKAFDGVIAQHAQEPRLTEGAQMNEGEVSAELGLPGWPAVAEEAIIARDCLLAAHVGSRLHVCHVSTAGSVEIIRWAKSKGWQVTAEVTPHHLLLDDTLVRGYDPIYKVNPPLRTAEDVAALRQGLADGTIDAVATDHAPHPVEDKETEWAAAAMGMIGLETALPVIQLAMVETGLLDWAGVADRMSFRPARIGRLEGQGRPLEAGSPANVVLYDPSPRTVVDPATFASKSRNSPFAGLELPGRVVATFLRGRPTVWEGKLQ; from the coding sequence GTGAGCCACAGCTTCCTCATCAAAGGCGCGCGCCTGCTCGGCGGGGAACCCGCCGACCTGCTGCTGCGGGACGGGGTGATCGCCGAGGTCGGCCGCGGCCTGGACGCCGCCGGCGCCCAGGTGCTCGACGCCGCCGGGCTGATCGCCCTGCCCGGCCTGGTCGACCTGCACACCCACCTGCGCGAGCCCGGCCGCGAGGACGCCGAGACCGTGGAGACCGGCACCCGCGCCGCCGCCAAGGGCGGCTACACCGCGGTGCACGCCATGGCCAACACCCACCCGGTCGCCGACACCGCCGGCGTGGTGGAGCAGGTGTGGCGGCTGGGCCGGGAGGCCGGGTACTGCGATGTGCACCCGGTCGGGGCGGTCACCCAGGGCATCGCCGGCAAGCACCTGGCCGAGCTGGGCGCGATGGCCGACTCGGCCGCGCGGGTGCGGGTGTTCTCCGACGACGGGCACTGCGTGTCGGACGCGGTGATCATGCGGCGGGCCCTGGAGTACGTCAAGGCCTTCGACGGCGTCATCGCCCAGCACGCCCAAGAGCCCCGCCTCACCGAGGGCGCCCAGATGAACGAGGGCGAGGTCTCCGCGGAGCTGGGACTGCCCGGCTGGCCCGCGGTGGCCGAGGAGGCCATCATCGCCCGCGACTGCCTGCTGGCCGCGCACGTGGGCTCCCGGCTGCACGTCTGCCACGTCTCCACCGCCGGCTCGGTGGAGATCATCCGCTGGGCCAAGAGCAAGGGCTGGCAGGTGACCGCCGAGGTCACCCCCCACCACCTGCTGCTGGACGACACCCTGGTGCGCGGCTACGACCCCATCTACAAGGTCAACCCGCCGCTGCGCACCGCCGAGGACGTGGCCGCGCTGCGCCAGGGGCTGGCCGACGGCACCATCGACGCGGTCGCCACCGACCACGCCCCCCACCCGGTCGAGGACAAGGAGACCGAGTGGGCCGCCGCCGCCATGGGCATGATCGGGCTGGAGACGGCGCTGCCGGTCATCCAGCTCGCCATGGTGGAGACCGGGCTGCTGGACTGGGCCGGCGTGGCCGACCGCATGTCCTTCCGCCCGGCCCGCATCGGCCGCCTGGAGGGGCAGGGCCGGCCGCTGGAGGCCGGCTCCCCCGCCAACGTGGTGCTCTACGACCCGTCCCCGCGCACCGTCGTCGACCCGGCGACCTTCGCCTCCAAGAGCCGCAACAGCCCCTTCGCCGGCCTGGAGCTGCCGGGCCGGGTGGTGGCGACGTTCCTGCGCGGCCGGCCCACCGTCTGGGAAGGAAAGCTGCAATGA
- the gmk gene encoding guanylate kinase yields MSAAAGSGLPEEKGARNGTTPPGSGAEPAAGGCAPSSPRRRLTVLSGPSGVGKSTVVTEIRRSHPEVWLSVSVTTRPPRPGEKHGVQYFFVDDAGFDRLVADGELLEWAEFAGNRYGTPRAPVAEKLAAGVPVLLEIDLQGARQVRRAMPDALLVFLAPPSWDELVRRLVGRGTEPPEVIERRLEAARVELAAEKEFDVTLVNTSVQDVCRELLALMVDQTSD; encoded by the coding sequence ATGAGCGCCGCGGCCGGTTCCGGCCTGCCCGAGGAGAAGGGCGCTCGGAACGGCACCACCCCGCCCGGTTCCGGCGCCGAGCCGGCCGCGGGCGGATGCGCGCCGTCCTCGCCGCGGCGCCGTCTGACCGTTCTGTCCGGGCCGTCCGGCGTCGGCAAGAGCACGGTGGTCACCGAGATCCGGCGATCGCACCCGGAGGTGTGGCTGTCGGTCTCGGTGACCACCCGGCCCCCCCGCCCGGGGGAAAAGCACGGCGTGCAGTACTTCTTCGTCGATGATGCCGGTTTTGACCGGCTCGTCGCCGATGGGGAATTGCTGGAATGGGCGGAGTTCGCGGGGAACCGCTACGGGACCCCGCGGGCTCCGGTCGCCGAAAAGCTCGCCGCGGGCGTGCCCGTCCTGCTGGAAATCGATCTGCAGGGGGCGCGTCAGGTGCGCCGGGCGATGCCGGACGCGCTGCTGGTGTTCTTGGCCCCGCCCTCCTGGGACGAGCTGGTGCGCCGCCTGGTGGGCCGCGGCACCGAGCCGCCGGAGGTGATCGAGCGCCGGCTGGAGGCCGCCCGCGTCGAGCTGGCCGCCGAAAAAGAGTTCGACGTCACCTTGGTCAACACATCCGTCCAGGATGTGTGCCGGGAGCTGCTAGCCTTGATGGTCGACCAGACTTCGGATTAG